The sequence CGATCGGCGGGCAACGTGCTACGCTCCCATACCGCGTTCAAGTTGTCGATCCGTTTGCCGCCCACCGTGGACGGGGCGGTGGCCGAGGAGGCGGTGCGCCGCTGCCTGACCGCCGACCCGCCCTATGGGGCCCAGGTCCGCCTCACCTTCGACCAGAGCAGCAGCGGCTGGAATGCCCCACCCCTGGCGCCGTGGCTGGAACGGGCCACCCGCGAGGCGTCCTTGGCCTTCTACGGCGAGGAAGCGGCCTATGTCGGGCTGGGCGGCAGCATTCCGTTCCTGGGCATGCTGGGTGCCCGTTTCCCGGAGGCCCAATTCCTGGTCACCGGGGTGCTCGGCCCCCTCAGCAACGCCCATGGGCCGAACGAGTTTCTCCACATTCCCTATGCCAAGCGCTTGACCGCCTGTATCGGGTATGTCCTGGACCAGCTCGGCTCGGCCGCGGCAGGGCGCAACTAGCGCCGTGCACCGGCCTGGGCCTTGCGGCCGGTGGATTCGCCCGCCTCCAGCTCGTAGTAGCGCAGCCGCCCTTCGCCCGGGGAGGGCAGCCGGGCCAGTTGCTGTTCCAGGGCTTCGAGGCGTGCCATGAGCTGGCCCAGGTGCTCGCTGATCACATCCGGGATGCGGTGGTGATCGAGGTCCAGGCTCTGCGGGTTCATGGCGACGCTGTCCTTACCCTGCACGATCCGGCCGGGAATGCCCACCACGGTGCGATTCGCCGGCACGTCCTTGACCACCACCGAATTGGCGCCTACCCGCACGTTGTCGCCTAGGGTGATGGGACCGAGGATCTTGGCCCCGGCCCCGACCAGGACCCCGTTACCCAGGGTGGGGTGCCGTTTGCCCTTGCTCCAGCTGGTCCCGCCGAGGGTGACTCCGTGATAGAGGGTCACGTCATCGCCGATCTCCGCCGTCTCGCCGATCACCACCCCGGCACCGTGATCGATGAAAAACCGCCGCCCGATAGTGGCCCCGGGATGAATGTCGATGTTGGTCCACAGCCGCCCCAGGAAACTCAATAGCCGCGCCGGATAGCGGAAACCACGGCGCCACAGGCGGTGGCTCAGGCGGTGTAGGAGGATGGCATGCACGCCGGGGTAGGTGGTCAGAACCTCGAAGTAGGTGCGGGCGGCCGGATCGCGGCCGAACACGCAGGCCACATCCTCGCGCCATTGTGCCAACAGGCCGGGGAGGGGGGCGGCGCCTGGCCGGGGAGGAGCGTCGGCGGAATGGTCGCCGGTGGAGTCCGGTATAGCCCGAGTGGTCATGGTGTGTTCCCTTGTCTCTGAACTGTCGTGAAAGTTTCAGGCCGGTGCCTCGCCCTGGCGGCGCATAGAATCCGGCAAGCATCGCTAAACATTTGAAAAGCATGGGCCGTGCCAGTCGGTGTGGGGCGCAACTATGCTTAGATCAAGGCGTTACATGGGATGCCGGCAGTGGACTTTTGGTGACAAACCGGACAAACCGACCACCTTTTGCGCGATTCCCGACAGAACGGATGCGTCTTCGTAGCCCGTGCCAGTGAGAACTTACCCGGTGCGGAGGGCAGAAGGGCGAGCAGGATGCTATGATCCCCGACGGACGTTGTAGAAGGAGGGATGATCGATGCGCAGAGCGATCAATGCCACTGGCCTTCAGGTGACCGCCATCGGACTTGGGGCCATGCCTTTGTCGATCCAGGGCCGTCCCGACGAGCGGCAGGCGTTTGAAGTGATCAAAACCTTCGTGGACGGGGGCGGGGATTTCATCGACACCGCCAATGTGTACTGCCTGGACGACGCCGACCTCGGCCACAACGAGCGCCTCATTGGCAGTGCCCTGGACCGTCTAGAGGCGCGGGATCGGGTGGTGGTGGCCACCAAGGGCGGGTTGCGGCGTCCCCGCGGCGACTGGGTGGTGGACGGCGATCCGGCGTTTCTGCGCCGTTCCTGCGAGGACAGCCTGCGGGCCCTGGGCACCGATTGCATCACCTTATACCAGCTGCACACGGTGGATCCCCAGGTGGGTCTGCTGCCTTCCCTGGAGGCGCTGGCGCGGCTCCGGGAAGAGGGCAAGATCCGGCACATCGGGCTTTCCAACGTGAGCCTGGAGCAGCTTGAGCTCGCCCTCCAGCACGTGCCCATCGTATCGGTGCAAAACCGCTGCAATCCCTTCGAAAAGCGGGATTTCGAAAGCGGCTTGGTGGATTTTTGCCGCGCCCGGAACATTACCTACATCCCCCACAGCCCGGTGGGTGGCCACCGTGGGCACCTGCGCTTGAACCAGAGCGCCCTGTTCGAACGCCTAGCGGAGAAGTACCGGGTATCCCGCTATTGCATCGCGTTGGCCTGGTTCCTCGGCAAGGGCGAGCACATTTTGCCCATTCCGGGGGCGAGCAAGCCGTCCAGTATCGCCGACAGCCTTAAGGCCCTGGGGGTGACCCTCGAGGAACAGGACGCCCGGGCCATCGACAGCCTTCCGGAAGGGCCATGAGAGTCCTGCGTGCCCGCCATGCCGGCCTGGTTCCTGCCCGCTCTGATGACGTTTCTGTGCTGGGGGCTTTGGGCTTTCCTTCCCAAGCTCACCACCCGCTACCTCGATCCCAGGAGCGCCATCGTCTACGAAGCGCTGGGCGGGCTCGTGCTGGTCGCCTTGGTGTGGGGCAGCGGCGCCGGGCGGCTGGGCGGGGAGCCGCGGGGCGTAGCCCTGGCGCTGATCACCGGGAGCCTGGGGGTCGGCGGCGCGCTGGCCTACCTTTATGCCCTGCAGAAGGGGCCGGTCGCCCTGATCGCCACGGTCACGGCCCTGTATCCGATCTTCGCCATCGTCCTGGCGGCCCTGATCCTGCAAGAACCCGTCAGCCTGCGGCAAGGGATCGGCATCGCCTTGGGGTTGCTCGCCATGGTGCTGGTCAGCCGCTGAGCTCGGGAACCGACTCGCCGAGGCCGGTGCCAGAACCCTCTGACAGCCACGATCACCGCTCCCTGGAGGATTCGCCATGCCTTGGCCCGATTATCGAAGCGGCAGCATTGTCAACCTGATGGCTTCCCTGGTGGAGGGATTGGGTGGCGGGCCCACCGGCTATGTCCCGCTGCCCGCTCTGCCGGTGGCGGAGGTGGCCGAATACCGGCAAGTCGTCTTGCTGGTGGTGGATGGCCTCGGGTGCGAATTCCTGGCCCACCAGGATCGCCGCAGCGGTCTCCGGGAGCGGGCACAGCTCACCTCGGTGTTTCCCTCGACCACCGCCACCGCGGTCACCGCCTTCCTCACCGGCCTTGCCCCCCAGCAGCACGGGTTGACCGGCTGGCACATGTATTTCCGCGAGCTTGGGGCGGTACTGGCGGTGTTGCCGGGGATTCCCCGCTACGGTGGGGTGCCGCTGCGGCAGGCGGGGGTCGATTGTGCGCGCTTGTTCGGCCACGTGCCGCTGTCGGACCGGCTAAAGGTGGCCTGTTCAATGGTCATACCGCGCCGCATCGCCCATTCCGATTTCAATCTCGCCCACCAGGGCCAGGCCGATCTACGGCCCTTCGACACCCAGGAGGATTTCTTCCAGGCCATCGCCTGGATCGTGCGACAGGGACATGGCCGCCGTTTCGTCTACGGCTATTGGCCGGATCTGGACCGCATTTCCCACGAAGCGGGCGCCTACGGCCCCGAGGCCCGCGGCCATTTCGCCGCCTGGGAGGCAGGTTTGGACGGGCTGTTGCGGCGCATCAAAGGCACCGGCACCTTGATCGTGCTGACCGCCGACCATGGCTTCATCGATACTGCGCCGGACCGCACCTTGCTGTTGGACCAGCACCCGGTGCTGGCCGAATGCTTGGCGCTGCCCCTGTGCGGAGAGGCACGCGTGGCGTATTGCTACGTGAGACCGGGCCGGCAGGAAGCGTTCGAAAGCTATGTCCTAAGCGCCTTGGGTGCCTATGCCGAGCTATGGCCGAGCGGCCAACTGATCGAGCGCGGTGCCTTCGGCCTAGGCCCGGTCCACCCACGGCTTGCCGAGCGGG is a genomic window of Candidatus Methylocalor cossyra containing:
- a CDS encoding alkaline phosphatase family protein, which codes for MPWPDYRSGSIVNLMASLVEGLGGGPTGYVPLPALPVAEVAEYRQVVLLVVDGLGCEFLAHQDRRSGLRERAQLTSVFPSTTATAVTAFLTGLAPQQHGLTGWHMYFRELGAVLAVLPGIPRYGGVPLRQAGVDCARLFGHVPLSDRLKVACSMVIPRRIAHSDFNLAHQGQADLRPFDTQEDFFQAIAWIVRQGHGRRFVYGYWPDLDRISHEAGAYGPEARGHFAAWEAGLDGLLRRIKGTGTLIVLTADHGFIDTAPDRTLLLDQHPVLAECLALPLCGEARVAYCYVRPGRQEAFESYVLSALGAYAELWPSGQLIERGAFGLGPVHPRLAERVGDYVLVMKDNYILKDWLPGERRFQPIGVHGGLSEAEMRVPLMVAVA
- the cysE gene encoding serine O-acetyltransferase → MTTRAIPDSTGDHSADAPPRPGAAPLPGLLAQWREDVACVFGRDPAARTYFEVLTTYPGVHAILLHRLSHRLWRRGFRYPARLLSFLGRLWTNIDIHPGATIGRRFFIDHGAGVVIGETAEIGDDVTLYHGVTLGGTSWSKGKRHPTLGNGVLVGAGAKILGPITLGDNVRVGANSVVVKDVPANRTVVGIPGRIVQGKDSVAMNPQSLDLDHHRIPDVISEHLGQLMARLEALEQQLARLPSPGEGRLRYYELEAGESTGRKAQAGARR
- a CDS encoding aldo/keto reductase: MRRAINATGLQVTAIGLGAMPLSIQGRPDERQAFEVIKTFVDGGGDFIDTANVYCLDDADLGHNERLIGSALDRLEARDRVVVATKGGLRRPRGDWVVDGDPAFLRRSCEDSLRALGTDCITLYQLHTVDPQVGLLPSLEALARLREEGKIRHIGLSNVSLEQLELALQHVPIVSVQNRCNPFEKRDFESGLVDFCRARNITYIPHSPVGGHRGHLRLNQSALFERLAEKYRVSRYCIALAWFLGKGEHILPIPGASKPSSIADSLKALGVTLEEQDARAIDSLPEGP
- a CDS encoding EamA family transporter, whose amino-acid sequence is MPAWFLPALMTFLCWGLWAFLPKLTTRYLDPRSAIVYEALGGLVLVALVWGSGAGRLGGEPRGVALALITGSLGVGGALAYLYALQKGPVALIATVTALYPIFAIVLAALILQEPVSLRQGIGIALGLLAMVLVSR